From Alosa sapidissima isolate fAloSap1 chromosome 2, fAloSap1.pri, whole genome shotgun sequence, one genomic window encodes:
- the zmp:0000000936 gene encoding interleukin-1 receptor type 1 isoform X1 — protein sequence MKPAMSPLWLCWCADVLLTWVSTAADIPQDDECKDYGVPFERVFRRSGEAAMFNCSLVDPRVFNVSTHPYNTTWYHLPTGQEQRAHMEHTIIQGTTLWLLNITAEDKGEFMCVVRTAEGCFKQAYVLMVEAEPGAGPDRGCVHRERSIQFLPALTSSFLSCPLREYLPYLDTYTIHWYRSCEVLPINGKFLVMGEGDLVVDSVAPDDADNYTCVLSFQLAGLQGLMSETIETTVLVKVTYQPEILLPDGEINKVPLGSSFHKLCRVSVPGVGSHDVLVIWRTQDKYINYNTTHRIHQLPQREVPVADGSVVEADLVFSEVREEDLNVNFTCEVHNDRRVPQASFRLQSDPNLLLPLGLVFGASAFMFVQCVLLYRLFKMDIALACRDALPHLYPSTEGDGKVYDAYVVYPRLIGQPGSPEETFVLSTIPQMLEGHYGYRLFILGRDCMPGEALVDAVCSALSLSRRVLLIYGGGRGQSCDDDWGAWLEQQLALQRSLLEDNTLGVILIDLGGVSDSAVPPALRLLKEEQGALRPAHTHTLTHTLTHTLTHTLTHTHGCCCSRPEEEAQEEEEALAFITPSRRFWKELRYHMPIRGKRRTGAHIHTHTHNTQPQSET from the exons ctATGTCTCCTTTGTGGTTGTGCTGGTGTGCTGATGTTCTTCTCACCTGGGTTTCCACAGCAGCTGACA tccctCAGGATGACGAGTGTAAGGACTATGGCGTGCCGTTCGAGCGCGTGTTCAGACGGTCTGGGGAGGCAGCCATGTTTAACTGCTCTCTAGTAGATCCCCGTGTCTTCAATGTGTCCACACACCCCTACAACACAACATGGTACCACCTGCCTACAGGCCAGGAGCAGAGGGCACATATGGAACATACCATTATTCAGGGGACAACGCTGTGGCTTCTCAACATCACTGCAGAGGATAAAGGGGAATTCATGTGTGTTGTCAG gactgcTGAGGGCTGTTTTAAACAGGCCTATGTGCTGATGGTGGAGGCGGAACCAGGGGCGGGGCCTGATAGGGGGTGTGTCCACAGGGAGAGGAGCATCCAGTTCCTCCCAGCGCTGACCAGCAGCTTCCTCTCCTGCCCTCTACGGGAGTATCTGCCCTACCTGGACACCTACACCATCCACTGGTAcagg agctGTGAGGTTTTGCCGATTAATGGGAAGTTCCTGGTGATGGGTGAAGGAGACCTCGTTGTGGACAGCGTTGCCCCTGACGACGCAGATAACTACACCTGCGTCCTGAGCTTCCAGCTGGCTGGACTCCAGGGTCTTATGAGTGAGACCATCGAGACCACTGTCCTTg TGAAAGTCACTTACCAGCCAGAAATCCTCTTGCCGGATGGAGAGATCAACAAAGTTCccctgg GCTCCTCTTTCCATAAGCTGTGTCGTGTGTCAGTGCCTGGAGTGGGATCTCACGACGTCTTAGTGATCTGGAGAACACAAGACAAGTACATCAACTACAATACAACCCACCGCATTCACCAGCTgccacagag agaggtaCCTGTTGCAGACGGGTCGGTGGTGGAGGCGGATCTGGTGTTCTCTGAGGTGAGAGAAGAGGACCTGAATGTGAACTTCACCTGTGAGGTCCATAATGACCGCAGAGTCCCCCAAGCCAGCTTTAGACTGCAgtcag ATCCCAACCTGCTGCTGCCCCTGGGCCTGGTGTTTGGGGCGTCGGCCTTCATGTTTGTTCAGTGTGTGCTGCTCTACCGGCTCTTCAAGATGGACATCGCCCTGGCCTGCAGGGACGCTCTGCCACACCTGTACCCtagcacag AGGGGGATGGGAAGGTGTATGATGCATACGTGGTGTACCCGCGTCTGATTGGTCAGCCAGGCAGTCCAGAGGAAACCTTCGTCCTGAGCACCATCCCCCAGATGCTGGAGGGTCACTATGGTTACCGCCTCTTTATCTTGGGCAGGGACTGTATGCcaggggaag CTCTAGTTGACGCTGTGTGCTCCGCCCTCTCTCTGAGTCGCCGGGTTCTGCTCATATATGGTGGTGGGCGTGGCCAGTCGTGTGATGATGACTGGGGGGCGTGGCTAGAGCAGCAGCTGGCTCTGCAGCGCTCCCTATTGGAGGACAATACGCTGGGTGTGATCCTGATCGATCTGGGGGGCGTGTCCGACTCCGCCGTGCCGCCGGCCCTGAGGCTGCTGAAGGAGGAGCAAGGCGCTCTGcgtcccgcccacacacacacgctcacacacacgctcacacacacgctcacacacacgctcacacacacacacggctgctgctgcagcaggcCAGAGGAGGAggcgcaggaggaggaggaggcgctggCCTTCATCACGCCCTCTCGGCGCTTCTGGAAAGAGCTGCGCTACCACATGCCCATCCGAGGGAAACGCAGGACAGgagctcacatacacacgcacacacacaacacacagccccAGTCTGAGACGTAA
- the zmp:0000000936 gene encoding interleukin-1 receptor type 1 isoform X2 — protein MSPLWLCWCADVLLTWVSTAADIPQDDECKDYGVPFERVFRRSGEAAMFNCSLVDPRVFNVSTHPYNTTWYHLPTGQEQRAHMEHTIIQGTTLWLLNITAEDKGEFMCVVRTAEGCFKQAYVLMVEAEPGAGPDRGCVHRERSIQFLPALTSSFLSCPLREYLPYLDTYTIHWYRSCEVLPINGKFLVMGEGDLVVDSVAPDDADNYTCVLSFQLAGLQGLMSETIETTVLVKVTYQPEILLPDGEINKVPLGSSFHKLCRVSVPGVGSHDVLVIWRTQDKYINYNTTHRIHQLPQREVPVADGSVVEADLVFSEVREEDLNVNFTCEVHNDRRVPQASFRLQSDPNLLLPLGLVFGASAFMFVQCVLLYRLFKMDIALACRDALPHLYPSTEGDGKVYDAYVVYPRLIGQPGSPEETFVLSTIPQMLEGHYGYRLFILGRDCMPGEALVDAVCSALSLSRRVLLIYGGGRGQSCDDDWGAWLEQQLALQRSLLEDNTLGVILIDLGGVSDSAVPPALRLLKEEQGALRPAHTHTLTHTLTHTLTHTLTHTHGCCCSRPEEEAQEEEEALAFITPSRRFWKELRYHMPIRGKRRTGAHIHTHTHNTQPQSET, from the exons ATGTCTCCTTTGTGGTTGTGCTGGTGTGCTGATGTTCTTCTCACCTGGGTTTCCACAGCAGCTGACA tccctCAGGATGACGAGTGTAAGGACTATGGCGTGCCGTTCGAGCGCGTGTTCAGACGGTCTGGGGAGGCAGCCATGTTTAACTGCTCTCTAGTAGATCCCCGTGTCTTCAATGTGTCCACACACCCCTACAACACAACATGGTACCACCTGCCTACAGGCCAGGAGCAGAGGGCACATATGGAACATACCATTATTCAGGGGACAACGCTGTGGCTTCTCAACATCACTGCAGAGGATAAAGGGGAATTCATGTGTGTTGTCAG gactgcTGAGGGCTGTTTTAAACAGGCCTATGTGCTGATGGTGGAGGCGGAACCAGGGGCGGGGCCTGATAGGGGGTGTGTCCACAGGGAGAGGAGCATCCAGTTCCTCCCAGCGCTGACCAGCAGCTTCCTCTCCTGCCCTCTACGGGAGTATCTGCCCTACCTGGACACCTACACCATCCACTGGTAcagg agctGTGAGGTTTTGCCGATTAATGGGAAGTTCCTGGTGATGGGTGAAGGAGACCTCGTTGTGGACAGCGTTGCCCCTGACGACGCAGATAACTACACCTGCGTCCTGAGCTTCCAGCTGGCTGGACTCCAGGGTCTTATGAGTGAGACCATCGAGACCACTGTCCTTg TGAAAGTCACTTACCAGCCAGAAATCCTCTTGCCGGATGGAGAGATCAACAAAGTTCccctgg GCTCCTCTTTCCATAAGCTGTGTCGTGTGTCAGTGCCTGGAGTGGGATCTCACGACGTCTTAGTGATCTGGAGAACACAAGACAAGTACATCAACTACAATACAACCCACCGCATTCACCAGCTgccacagag agaggtaCCTGTTGCAGACGGGTCGGTGGTGGAGGCGGATCTGGTGTTCTCTGAGGTGAGAGAAGAGGACCTGAATGTGAACTTCACCTGTGAGGTCCATAATGACCGCAGAGTCCCCCAAGCCAGCTTTAGACTGCAgtcag ATCCCAACCTGCTGCTGCCCCTGGGCCTGGTGTTTGGGGCGTCGGCCTTCATGTTTGTTCAGTGTGTGCTGCTCTACCGGCTCTTCAAGATGGACATCGCCCTGGCCTGCAGGGACGCTCTGCCACACCTGTACCCtagcacag AGGGGGATGGGAAGGTGTATGATGCATACGTGGTGTACCCGCGTCTGATTGGTCAGCCAGGCAGTCCAGAGGAAACCTTCGTCCTGAGCACCATCCCCCAGATGCTGGAGGGTCACTATGGTTACCGCCTCTTTATCTTGGGCAGGGACTGTATGCcaggggaag CTCTAGTTGACGCTGTGTGCTCCGCCCTCTCTCTGAGTCGCCGGGTTCTGCTCATATATGGTGGTGGGCGTGGCCAGTCGTGTGATGATGACTGGGGGGCGTGGCTAGAGCAGCAGCTGGCTCTGCAGCGCTCCCTATTGGAGGACAATACGCTGGGTGTGATCCTGATCGATCTGGGGGGCGTGTCCGACTCCGCCGTGCCGCCGGCCCTGAGGCTGCTGAAGGAGGAGCAAGGCGCTCTGcgtcccgcccacacacacacgctcacacacacgctcacacacacgctcacacacacgctcacacacacacacggctgctgctgcagcaggcCAGAGGAGGAggcgcaggaggaggaggaggcgctggCCTTCATCACGCCCTCTCGGCGCTTCTGGAAAGAGCTGCGCTACCACATGCCCATCCGAGGGAAACGCAGGACAGgagctcacatacacacgcacacacacaacacacagccccAGTCTGAGACGTAA
- the zmp:0000000936 gene encoding interleukin-1 receptor type 1 isoform X3, protein MKPAMSPLWLCWCADVLLTWVSTAADIPQDDECKDYGVPFERVFRRSGEAAMFNCSLVDPRVFNVSTHPYNTTWYHLPTGQEQRAHMEHTIIQGTTLWLLNITAEDKGEFMCVVRTAEGCFKQAYVLMVEAEPGAGPDRGCVHRERSIQFLPALTSSFLSCPLREYLPYLDTYTIHWYRSCEVLPINGKFLVMGEGDLVVDSVAPDDADNYTCVLSFQLAGLQGLMSETIETTVLGSSFHKLCRVSVPGVGSHDVLVIWRTQDKYINYNTTHRIHQLPQREVPVADGSVVEADLVFSEVREEDLNVNFTCEVHNDRRVPQASFRLQSDPNLLLPLGLVFGASAFMFVQCVLLYRLFKMDIALACRDALPHLYPSTEGDGKVYDAYVVYPRLIGQPGSPEETFVLSTIPQMLEGHYGYRLFILGRDCMPGEALVDAVCSALSLSRRVLLIYGGGRGQSCDDDWGAWLEQQLALQRSLLEDNTLGVILIDLGGVSDSAVPPALRLLKEEQGALRPAHTHTLTHTLTHTLTHTLTHTHGCCCSRPEEEAQEEEEALAFITPSRRFWKELRYHMPIRGKRRTGAHIHTHTHNTQPQSET, encoded by the exons ctATGTCTCCTTTGTGGTTGTGCTGGTGTGCTGATGTTCTTCTCACCTGGGTTTCCACAGCAGCTGACA tccctCAGGATGACGAGTGTAAGGACTATGGCGTGCCGTTCGAGCGCGTGTTCAGACGGTCTGGGGAGGCAGCCATGTTTAACTGCTCTCTAGTAGATCCCCGTGTCTTCAATGTGTCCACACACCCCTACAACACAACATGGTACCACCTGCCTACAGGCCAGGAGCAGAGGGCACATATGGAACATACCATTATTCAGGGGACAACGCTGTGGCTTCTCAACATCACTGCAGAGGATAAAGGGGAATTCATGTGTGTTGTCAG gactgcTGAGGGCTGTTTTAAACAGGCCTATGTGCTGATGGTGGAGGCGGAACCAGGGGCGGGGCCTGATAGGGGGTGTGTCCACAGGGAGAGGAGCATCCAGTTCCTCCCAGCGCTGACCAGCAGCTTCCTCTCCTGCCCTCTACGGGAGTATCTGCCCTACCTGGACACCTACACCATCCACTGGTAcagg agctGTGAGGTTTTGCCGATTAATGGGAAGTTCCTGGTGATGGGTGAAGGAGACCTCGTTGTGGACAGCGTTGCCCCTGACGACGCAGATAACTACACCTGCGTCCTGAGCTTCCAGCTGGCTGGACTCCAGGGTCTTATGAGTGAGACCATCGAGACCACTGTCCTTg GCTCCTCTTTCCATAAGCTGTGTCGTGTGTCAGTGCCTGGAGTGGGATCTCACGACGTCTTAGTGATCTGGAGAACACAAGACAAGTACATCAACTACAATACAACCCACCGCATTCACCAGCTgccacagag agaggtaCCTGTTGCAGACGGGTCGGTGGTGGAGGCGGATCTGGTGTTCTCTGAGGTGAGAGAAGAGGACCTGAATGTGAACTTCACCTGTGAGGTCCATAATGACCGCAGAGTCCCCCAAGCCAGCTTTAGACTGCAgtcag ATCCCAACCTGCTGCTGCCCCTGGGCCTGGTGTTTGGGGCGTCGGCCTTCATGTTTGTTCAGTGTGTGCTGCTCTACCGGCTCTTCAAGATGGACATCGCCCTGGCCTGCAGGGACGCTCTGCCACACCTGTACCCtagcacag AGGGGGATGGGAAGGTGTATGATGCATACGTGGTGTACCCGCGTCTGATTGGTCAGCCAGGCAGTCCAGAGGAAACCTTCGTCCTGAGCACCATCCCCCAGATGCTGGAGGGTCACTATGGTTACCGCCTCTTTATCTTGGGCAGGGACTGTATGCcaggggaag CTCTAGTTGACGCTGTGTGCTCCGCCCTCTCTCTGAGTCGCCGGGTTCTGCTCATATATGGTGGTGGGCGTGGCCAGTCGTGTGATGATGACTGGGGGGCGTGGCTAGAGCAGCAGCTGGCTCTGCAGCGCTCCCTATTGGAGGACAATACGCTGGGTGTGATCCTGATCGATCTGGGGGGCGTGTCCGACTCCGCCGTGCCGCCGGCCCTGAGGCTGCTGAAGGAGGAGCAAGGCGCTCTGcgtcccgcccacacacacacgctcacacacacgctcacacacacgctcacacacacgctcacacacacacacggctgctgctgcagcaggcCAGAGGAGGAggcgcaggaggaggaggaggcgctggCCTTCATCACGCCCTCTCGGCGCTTCTGGAAAGAGCTGCGCTACCACATGCCCATCCGAGGGAAACGCAGGACAGgagctcacatacacacgcacacacacaacacacagccccAGTCTGAGACGTAA